CGGGCATCGTGATGGTGCAGGCCGAGGTCGGCTACCGGCTCGCCGCCGAGCCCGGCTCGAAGGTCTACGGAGCCCCGAGCGTCAAGGCCGCCTGGTACGGCGACTGGCGCACCGCCGGCCAGGTCTCGCGCATGGTCTTCTGGCCGGTGCCGAACGTCGACTCCGTGCTCGTCGGCTTCGAGCGAGCGGATCCCCCCGGCACCGAGGCCGAGCGCATCGCGACGTTCGCGCTCGTCGACGCCGCATTCCAGCAGCGACGCAAGATGCTGCGCCAGTCGCTCTCGACGGTGCTCGGCGGCGGGTCGGCGCAGGCCTCGGCCGTGCTCGAGGCCGCGGGCGTCGACCCGCAGCAGCGCGGCGAGCAACTCACCGTCGCCGACTTCCTCCGCATCGCCCGCGCGGCCTGATCACGCGCTAGCGTGGGTGCCGTGGGGAAGCAGGACACGGGGGCCCGGGCCGACGGCGACCGAGGTGTCGGCGGCAACGCCGCCGGCATCGGCGACGACGCGGTGCTCGGCGCGACCGGCAGGCCGCGCGACGAGTGGTTCGCGCTGCTCGACGAGGCCGGCGCCACGGGGTGGAAGCACCAGGCGATCGCGAACTGGCTCGTGACCGAGCACGGGGTCGACTCGTGGTGGGCGCAGGCCGTCACCGTCGGGTTCGAGCAGGCACGCGGCATCCGACTGCCCGGCCAGCGTCAGGACGGCACGTTCGAGGTGAGCGTCACGCGCACCATCTCGGGCGATGTGGAGCCGGCGCTGCGCGCACTCGCCGCGGTCGTCACCGCACAGACGGGTGTCGAGCCGCTCGCCCTGAACCTCGCGGCGAAGTACCCGACCGCCCGCTTCCCGCTCGGCGGCGGCGAGTTCCTGCTCGCCTCGGCGTCGGTCCGTGGTGCAGGCAAGACCTCGATCGGCCTGGTGCACGGGCGCATGGCGAACGGCGACGACCTCGCGGATGCCAAGCAGACGCTGCGCAGCTGGCTGGCCGCAGTGACCGTCGACGAGGTCGGTTAGCGTGGAACCATGACGATCGCGGCGACCGAAGAGGCAGTGCACGTTCGGGCACCCGGCAAGATCAACCTCTTCATGCGGGTCGGCGGCGTGCAGGCCGACGGCTATCACGACGTCGCCACGGCGTACCAGGCGGTCTCGCTCTACGAAGACGTTCGGGCCTGGCCCTCCGACGAGTTCAGCGTGGCGTTCGGCGGCAGCATCGACACCTCGGGGCTGCCGACCGACCGCTCGAACCTCGCGATCAAGGCCGCGAAGCTGCTCGCGCGCAGCGCGGGCGTGCCCGGCGGCGTGCACCTCGAGATCGAGAAGCACGTGCCGATCGCGGGCGGCATGGGCGGCGGCTCCGCCGATGCCGCGGCGACGCTCGTCGCGTGCGACGCCCTGTGGGGCACCGGCCTCGCGAAGGAGGAACTGCACGCCCTCGCCGCCCAGCTCGGCGCCGATGTGCCCTTCGCGCTCTCGGGCGGTACGGCGATCGGTACGGGCCGCGGCGACCAGCTCAGCGCGGCACTCGCGACCGGTTCGTTCCACTGGGTGCTCGCGGTCGCGGAGTTCGGGCTGTCGACGCCCGCCGTCTACCAGGAACTCGACCGGCAGCGGGCGTCGCGACTCGGACTCGTCTCCAACGAGGCGCCGGTCGTCGACGCCGCGGTGCTGCAGGCGCTCCGGGCCGGCGACGCCCGTCGGCTCGCGGAGTCGCTGCACAACGACCTCGAGGCGGCGGCGCTCAGCCTCGCCCCCGGGCTCGGCGGCATCCTCGAACTCGGCACCTCGCACGGCGCGCTCGCCGGCATCGTCTCGGGGTCGGGGCCGACGGTCGCGTTCCTCGTCGACGACACCGACTCGGCGCTCGAACTGCAGGTGGCCCTGTCGGCGGCGCGCCTGCACGCCGTGCACGTGCATGGTGCCGTGCACGGGGCGCGCATCGTCTCGGGCTGAGCAACTGCAAGTAGGCTCGGAGGGACATGGCACACCTTCTCGGCGCCGAGCGCCTGCACCTCGAATTCCCGACGCGCGTCGTCTTCGACGAGGTGACCCTCGGCATCGACGAGGGCGACCGCATCGGCGTCGTCGGCCGCAACGGCGACGGCAAGTCCACGCTCCTGAAGCTCCTCGACGGTCGGCTCACGGCCGATGGCGGGCGGGTCACGCATCGCCGCGGCATCCGCATCGGCACGCTCGACCAGTCCGATGTCGTCGACCCGGGCAAGACGGTGGCCGAGTTCGTCGTGGGCGGCATCGAGGAGCACGTCTGGGCGGGGGACGCGAAGGTGCGCGACGTCATCGCCGGACTCCTCGGCGACGTGCCGTGGCACGGCCAGATCGCGAGTCTCTCGGGTGGCCAGCGGCGCCGCGTCGGCCTCGCGGCCCTGCTCGTCGGCGACTGGGACGTCGTCTTCCTCGACGAGCCCACGAACCACCTCGACGTCGAGGGCATCGCCTGGCTCGCCGGACACCTCAAGCGCCGCTGGCCCGCCGACTCCGGCGCGCTCGTCGTCGTGACCCACGACCGCTGGTTCCTCGACGAGGTCTGCACCGCCACGTGGGAGGTGCACGACGGCATCGTCGAGCCCTTCGAGGGCGGCTACGCGGCCTACGTGCTGCAGCGCGTCGAGCGCGACCGCTCCGCCGCGGCATCCGAGGCGAAGCGCCAGAACCTCATGCGCAAGGAGCTCGCCTGGCTGCGCCGCGGAGCGCCCGCACGTACGTCGAAGCCCAAGTTCCGCATCGACGCGGCGAACGAGCTCATCGCGAACGAGCCGCCCATCCGCAACAAGGTCGAGCTCGACCGGCTCGCGGTCTCGCGCCTCGGTAAAGACGTCGTCGACCTCATCGACGTGTCGGTGCAGTTCCCGATGGTCGACCCGGTGACCGGCGAGCCGGCGACGCGCACGGTGCTGCACGACGTCGAGTGGCGCATCGCGCCCGGTGAGCGCACGGGCATCCTCGGCGTCAACGGCGCCGGCAAGTCGACGCTGCTCGGGCTCGTGACCGGCGCCGTCGAACCGACGAGCGGGCGCGTCAAGCGCGGTAAGACGGTGCGCATCGCGACCCTCAGCCAGGAGCTCAACGAGCTCACCGAGTGGGCCGATTCGCGGGTCTCCGCGGTCGTCGCCGAGCAGCGGTCGAGCTACCAGGTCGGCGACAAGGAGATGACGCCCGGGCAGTTGCTCGAGCGGCTCGGCTTCACGACGGCGCAGCTGTCGACGCCGGTCAAGAACCTGTCGGGCGGGCAGAAGCGTCGACTGCAGCTGCTGCTCATCCTGCTGCAGGAGCCGAACGTGCTCATCCTCGACGAGCCGACCAACGACCTCGACACCGACATGCTCGCCGCCATCGAAGACCTCCTCGACTCATGGCCCGGCACGCTGCTCGTCGTCTCGCACGACCGCTACCTGATCGAGCGCGTCACCGATCGCCAGTTCGCGATCCTCGACGGACACCTGCGCGACCTGCCTCGCGGCGTCGAGCAGTACCTCGAACTGCGCAGGGCATCGGATGCCGCGGCCACCGCGTCTCCGGGCGCGTCGACGACGCCCCAGGCCGCTGCAGCCGCGACGGCGGCGACCGGGGGAGCGGCGAGCTCGCTCGCGGGCGCCGACAAGCGCAACGCCGAGAAGGAGCTCGCCTCGATCGACCGCAAGCTCGAGAAGCTGTCGGCGCAGATCGCGGCACAGCACGAGAAGCTCGCGGTGCACGACCAGGGCGACTACGTCGGTCTGGGGGCGCTCGGCGACACGCTGCGCGAGCTCGAGGCATCCGTCGCCGACCTCGAGACTCGCTGGCTCGAAGTTTCTGAGTCGCTGGAGGCATAGCTTCGCAGATGCTGTGACGGACTGTGACCGTGGCGTCAAGCAGGCAAAGAATCTTCGCCTAGCGTTGTTCCTGCACCCGCGATCGCGGCATCGAAGCCCCCACCGTCAACCACGTGTGGCGGAGCCATGCCTGCTCCACGCCAACAGCACCCGATCGCGTGCATCACCGCGAAAGGGAACCTCCATGTCACGTCAGCACAAGTTCATCGCCGCACTCGCCGCAGTGCCGCTCGTCTTCGGTCTCGCCTCCTGCGCCACCCCGGCTGCGGGCGAGGGCGGCGGCGCGAACGAGGTCGTCAAGATCGGCGTCGTCGGCAAGGGCGACGCGCAGTGGACCGCCTTCGAAGAGGCCGCAGCCGACGAGGGCATCGAGGTCGAGCTCGTCGACTTCTCGGACTACACCCAGCCGAACCCGGCGACCACCGAGGGCGAGCTCGACCTGAACCAGTTCCAGCACATCGTCTACCTCGCCGACTACAACGTGTCGGCCGGTGAGGACCTCGCGCCGATCGGGTCGACCGCGATCTACCCGCTCGGCCTCTACTCGACGAAGTACGACTCGGTGAAGGACATCGCCAAGGGCGAGACCGTCGCCGTGCCGAACGACGCCTCGAACCAGGCGCGGGCGCTGCTCGTGCTGCAGTCGGCCGGCCTCATCGAACTGAAGAGCGGCGGCACGATCTTCTCCGACCTCGCCGACATCGACGAGTCGGCGTCGAAGGTCAAGGTCACTGCGCTCGAGGCGTCGCTCACGCCCACGTCCCTCCCCGACGTGGCCGCGGCCGTCATCAACAACGACTACGTCGCCGACGCGGGCCTCAGCTTCGAAGACGCGATCGCCCAGGACGACCCGGCCGACCCGAACGCGCTGCCCTACGTCAACATCTTCGCGACCCGCGCCGAGGACAAGGACAACGCGACCTACCTGAAGCTCGTCGAGATCTTCCAGACCGACCCCGAGGTGCAGGCCGGCCTCCTCGAGGCGTCCGGCGGCACCGGCGTCCCGGTGCAGACCTCCGTCCCCGATCTCGAGGAGTCGCTCGCCAAGGTCCAGGCAGACACCGAGGACTTCAACGGCTGATCGACCGAGTCCCGACTCAGCGATCGACCACCCGCCGACGGGCGGCGAGCACCGACACCGGTGTTCGCCGCCCCGTTCGGCGTTGCAGAGGAGAACACCATGGCGCTCGTCGCCCTGCGAAACGTCACCAAGACGTACCCGGCACCCGAGAAGGGCGCCCCGCCCGTCGTCGCGATCGACGGCGTGACCCTCGAGGTCGAACCCGGTGACGTGTACGGCATCATCGGCTACTCGGGCGCCGGCAAGTCCACGCTCGTGCGGCTCGTGAACGCGCTCGAGCCCGCGACCTCGGGCTCGATCGAGGTCGACGGCCGCGAGATCACGACCATGCCCGAACGCGAGCTCCGCGGCATCCGCCTCGGCATCGGCATGATCTTCCAGCAGTTCAACCTCTTCAACTCGAAGACCGTCTGGGCGAACATCGCCTACCCGCTGCAGGTCGCAGGGGCGTCGAAGAGCGAGATCGCTGCCCGCGTCGCCGAGCTGCTCGAGTTCGTCGGCCTCGCCGGAAAGGCGAAGAACTACCCCGACCAGCTCTCGGGCGGGCAGAAGCAGCGCGTCGGCATCGCGCGTGCGCTCGCGACCTCGCCGCGGCTGCTGCTCGCCGACGAGGCGACGAGCGCGCTCGACCCCGAGACGACGCAGGAGGTACTGGCGCTCCTGAAGCGGGTGAACCGCGAGTTCGGGGTCACGATCATCGTGA
The sequence above is a segment of the Agromyces hippuratus genome. Coding sequences within it:
- a CDS encoding DUF4287 domain-containing protein, with the translated sequence MGKQDTGARADGDRGVGGNAAGIGDDAVLGATGRPRDEWFALLDEAGATGWKHQAIANWLVTEHGVDSWWAQAVTVGFEQARGIRLPGQRQDGTFEVSVTRTISGDVEPALRALAAVVTAQTGVEPLALNLAAKYPTARFPLGGGEFLLASASVRGAGKTSIGLVHGRMANGDDLADAKQTLRSWLAAVTVDEVG
- a CDS encoding 4-(cytidine 5'-diphospho)-2-C-methyl-D-erythritol kinase yields the protein MTIAATEEAVHVRAPGKINLFMRVGGVQADGYHDVATAYQAVSLYEDVRAWPSDEFSVAFGGSIDTSGLPTDRSNLAIKAAKLLARSAGVPGGVHLEIEKHVPIAGGMGGGSADAAATLVACDALWGTGLAKEELHALAAQLGADVPFALSGGTAIGTGRGDQLSAALATGSFHWVLAVAEFGLSTPAVYQELDRQRASRLGLVSNEAPVVDAAVLQALRAGDARRLAESLHNDLEAAALSLAPGLGGILELGTSHGALAGIVSGSGPTVAFLVDDTDSALELQVALSAARLHAVHVHGAVHGARIVSG
- a CDS encoding ABC-F family ATP-binding cassette domain-containing protein yields the protein MAHLLGAERLHLEFPTRVVFDEVTLGIDEGDRIGVVGRNGDGKSTLLKLLDGRLTADGGRVTHRRGIRIGTLDQSDVVDPGKTVAEFVVGGIEEHVWAGDAKVRDVIAGLLGDVPWHGQIASLSGGQRRRVGLAALLVGDWDVVFLDEPTNHLDVEGIAWLAGHLKRRWPADSGALVVVTHDRWFLDEVCTATWEVHDGIVEPFEGGYAAYVLQRVERDRSAAASEAKRQNLMRKELAWLRRGAPARTSKPKFRIDAANELIANEPPIRNKVELDRLAVSRLGKDVVDLIDVSVQFPMVDPVTGEPATRTVLHDVEWRIAPGERTGILGVNGAGKSTLLGLVTGAVEPTSGRVKRGKTVRIATLSQELNELTEWADSRVSAVVAEQRSSYQVGDKEMTPGQLLERLGFTTAQLSTPVKNLSGGQKRRLQLLLILLQEPNVLILDEPTNDLDTDMLAAIEDLLDSWPGTLLVVSHDRYLIERVTDRQFAILDGHLRDLPRGVEQYLELRRASDAAATASPGASTTPQAAAAATAATGGAASSLAGADKRNAEKELASIDRKLEKLSAQIAAQHEKLAVHDQGDYVGLGALGDTLRELEASVADLETRWLEVSESLEA
- a CDS encoding MetQ/NlpA family ABC transporter substrate-binding protein, which produces MSRQHKFIAALAAVPLVFGLASCATPAAGEGGGANEVVKIGVVGKGDAQWTAFEEAAADEGIEVELVDFSDYTQPNPATTEGELDLNQFQHIVYLADYNVSAGEDLAPIGSTAIYPLGLYSTKYDSVKDIAKGETVAVPNDASNQARALLVLQSAGLIELKSGGTIFSDLADIDESASKVKVTALEASLTPTSLPDVAAAVINNDYVADAGLSFEDAIAQDDPADPNALPYVNIFATRAEDKDNATYLKLVEIFQTDPEVQAGLLEASGGTGVPVQTSVPDLEESLAKVQADTEDFNG
- a CDS encoding methionine ABC transporter ATP-binding protein is translated as MALVALRNVTKTYPAPEKGAPPVVAIDGVTLEVEPGDVYGIIGYSGAGKSTLVRLVNALEPATSGSIEVDGREITTMPERELRGIRLGIGMIFQQFNLFNSKTVWANIAYPLQVAGASKSEIAARVAELLEFVGLAGKAKNYPDQLSGGQKQRVGIARALATSPRLLLADEATSALDPETTQEVLALLKRVNREFGVTIIVITHEMEVIQSIATKVAVMDGGRVIEHGDVFDVFSNPQNPSSQRFVGTVVKGIPSPAELAVLRERHEGRIVTISFRDGDASQAAVFVALATAGVEFELVYGGINDIQGRAFGHLTLAIRGADAAVDAVLAEISSRVDVTEVS